Part of the Xiphophorus maculatus strain JP 163 A chromosome 3, X_maculatus-5.0-male, whole genome shotgun sequence genome, agtcatattttctttcagaatttttgagggaaaacagacaaaacaaaagagaaagagaaaaaaaagttttatattttctcaaagcaggcaaaataaatgtgatttccaCGTATATTTATTTCGACGCTGTCGTcgacaaacatgcaaaaacgaTCCTTTTTGGTGCACCGAGGCACCCGTAGCGTCATTAAGGGGCCGCGGCGGCGCAGCGGGAGGCTGTGGTTCGGTTTTACAAGCACTCTTAGTGAAGACGAGCAAATCACAAGTTTAAATAACACTGGGGGATATTGCCACAGAaatcattgtttgtttgttttttgtttttctttattggtttttttgaatgaaaatgatattaatttactatatttttgttaatttcattttaaagccaagaccagtttattttttattttctatttttagtaaTTACCAATACTTCCCGTGTCCGGGAGGCATACGAGTCTTACAGTCGCAGTATGTCTGAATGAAATGGAACTGAGGCATCGTTCCTTTCTCCACAtgagaaaaatcatttaaaaaaaaaagatgcattttaatatctaaaaatcAACTTCGTCCCTGTAACagaatacagtatatattttgaatttactgcTCACTGTACATACCTTTAGATGTCAGAATTTGAATAGACCATAAGCAGATACCTATGTTCTCTATTTGGAGCAGGAAAAATGCCTCAGGATGACAAAGACatatgttgtttctttttgaatGCCTTTttgatttcctcttttttgGTGCAATGTGTTAATGCCAAGGCTATGTCTTGGTGAAGTATGGTTGAGTACAGAGATTTAtgtaagttatttttcaaattaaaaataaaagaaattgataTTACATTGATACAAATGGTTGCGTTTTGATTGAGCGCGGACGAAAAGCACCAGAGGAGCAAATGGAGTCGGAGAAACAGAAAGCGCCATTTACCTTTCAGGTCTGATTTGGGGAAaacctaaaaggaaaaaaaaaaaacagctggaaggATGAGCTCAGAGGAAAAGTTAGGCTTTACATTATAATGCCGCATTTCCGCTTCGCTAAGCATCTTCGTAAAGCCCCTGCAGCATAAATCATTTAGCCACAATggcagcagcaacaaaacaaaacctcctAACCGAAGCAGACTCTTGTCTCGCTGCCAGGACTGACCTTAGCACCCATTCATCTCCTGCAGTTGGTCAGACTTGCTTGCAGTAATAGTGCTGACCTCGACGGATCACACTGTCTCTGTTTCACTCAGCTCAGCTGGAGAGTTTAGTTTCCAGCTGAAATGCGACACAGCTTTTGAGCTGATGCCACAATGTCGGGATTAAGGGGAGAAGCATCACCTCTGCTGTCATTTACACATTCCACCAACATTGTTTCAAGTCTTGGAGCGACAACGGCAAGACGGCCAACATTTATCAGCTTTACATAAGGATTCTTACTCTGCCAGGATTGGATTAGAATTTCCACTTTTATTCAACCAAcaagttttgtttcttaaatGAAATTGTCGTAAAATGGTAAACTGCAGAACCCAAGGTTTGGGTTTCCATGATTGTGTTGTTAGAAGTGGGGAGGAATCAGCCAGTGGAGATAGTATGTTTAGccaatattcaagaattaatgacttaaaacaagctcctatatcttgctaaaaagttacttgtgagttttgtcttattgtctaagatatttgcacaagaagcTAGACAAAAAcccttggtaagatttagtgtttttgcagtgtagagtACACAGTTAATGTGGGAAACAAGGAATCAATGCAAGTACACATACAGATGCCacccaaaaaaaaccccagaatcATGAAGTGTAGGCATATCTCAAAAATTAGTCAAAATATTGAAAGGAAGTCTGGATGACTCACACTTCTCAACAATCAACTGAACATTCTTTATCAGTATCGGAGCGATCAGTCACTTCTTATAAACGCTGAGGATCTTTTTACAAATGCTTCCATTGGTAGTTTAGAGATTTAGCTTTGGTAGTTCATGACGGCACAGACTGACAGATTCATCCACAGATTCTTTAACGGAGTCGAGTCGGGGCTCAAACCAAGCCACTACATTTCATTTTTGGGGGGAGTTCTCTGGAACATCTGGGAAGTACTTTGGATAAAGAAGGATTCtttataaaatcaagaaaattacaGGCAACCCAGAGCATTTATGAGTCCGCGATACAACctcagagtgtcttcagtcatcGGCTTCTTCAGTCTGTAATACAGAAAACTGAGAGAGCAAAGTAATGACTGTAATAAATTAATACTGTTGTTATTGAAGCAACAAGATTATACTagcaaatcaaattaaattaatagcatttcaatactttttaaatcaaattatacacagacaaacacaaaacctttaCTCTGTTAGTGGAACAAAAAGTCAATGGCAACAAATTGTGATTCACCCCACAAGTCCTTATTTAGTGTGAGGCTCCTGATGTCAGGGCCAGTCAAAGGAATATTTCAACTGATTTAAATCTCAAGCACTTTGGAAACAAAGAGACTTTATGAAAAATTCAATCAAACCCTTCATGGCCAATCTCAAACTGAAAGAAAGCTCAGTAAGAGTTATGTTCGGCGTGCGCTCCGGCAGCCATAAAAGGCTGGACATTGATAAAACTCTGTCTCACgttagtttgtgttttcttccattattgtgtaaaaataaacatgactcGCAGATGACTGAGGTTTACATGGGAGGAAGGACTTCCTGTTTATGTGGTATAAAGGGAGAATACCCAGTGCCTTCCTTCAGTTCACCACATCAGACTGATGAGCTGGATCAGACGGACCACGTTCTTACTGCTCTGAACTGGAACTAAGCCGACTGGACGCAACTGGATTTATCTTCAGTATTTGGAAGTTGTATCTCTTGTGTAGCCACTGACTCTGTGCTCGTCAGGTTTGTGATTTACCCGACATTTCCTGAACTAAATATCTACGTAATCAAAATCAAATGAGCTGTTTTGAACTGTTCTTCTTTCCCTTTGCAGATTTTCCTTTCTAAGGATCTGTCTGCCACGATGCTGCTGTCCTGGAACTCTGTGAAGCAGCACCTGGAGGAGACGGCCTCCCAGGCCTTAGACGTTTTCACCACCGGTGAAAGGACGACCTGGAGGAGGaccgtcctcctcctcctcacctgcATCACGTCGAGCCTCCTGCTCGGCTCCCTGCTCCTCCTCTACCTCCTCTTCGCTGTGGATTATGAAGTGGAAGTCGCAGGTGGCATTACGGTCTGCTTCGGGGTTTCACTAACCGTTGCCCTTTTCGTTTCAACCAGAGCGAGATGTCTGGGGACTCTGTTTGTCGTTTCCATTTTCATGAAGAAGAGCCGGAACCTGCTGCTGACCGCCGGAACGAGTTTAGTCGTTCTTAAAAACGTCCGCAACACTCTGCGGAACCTGACCCGCCTGACGGGGAGCATGATCTGCAACCTGAAGGCAAAGAAAGAATCCGTCGTCGCTCCATTTAGCAACTATGTCAAGATGCTGGAGTGGATCGGAGGCGTCCTCAAAGGGGTCACCGACCTGGGAGTTGTCAACCTTGACTCAAAGCTGAAGGTTTCGCCGAGAATAGAGTCGGACGTGTTGAGGTTGAGGCTGAGCGAGGCCGAGCAGAGGCTGAACGAGACCGTAAGGTATTTTCACGGCGTCATGGAAACGGTCTCCTCGGTGACGGACAAGATGCTAACCGCCGTCAGCTTCCTGGTGCTGTTCATGTTCATAGCTGTGCGCATCAGAAAGTACCGCAGCGACATGAAGTACGAGAACAGCTTCATCAGCGCGCGGTTTGTCGAGTTTGACGAGAAGCAGAAGGCCGAAGGGAAGCCTCACGTTCTCCCGCTCACCCCGAAGGAGGAGAGGCGCTACGCCGCCATTCCCTCGGTGCGTCCCACCAGCAGCGAGGGGAAAGCCATGCTGAAGTTCGGAGCTCCGGTAAT contains:
- the dcstamp gene encoding dendritic cell-specific transmembrane protein; translation: MLLSWNSVKQHLEETASQALDVFTTGERTTWRRTVLLLLTCITSSLLLGSLLLLYLLFAVDYEVEVAGGITVCFGVSLTVALFVSTRARCLGTLFVVSIFMKKSRNLLLTAGTSLVVLKNVRNTLRNLTRLTGSMICNLKAKKESVVAPFSNYVKMLEWIGGVLKGVTDLGVVNLDSKLKVSPRIESDVLRLRLSEAEQRLNETVRYFHGVMETVSSVTDKMLTAVSFLVLFMFIAVRIRKYRSDMKYENSFISARFVEFDEKQKAEGKPHVLPLTPKEERRYAAIPSVRPTSSEGKAMLKFGAPVISHFVTWALFIAVDALLYCFVDIVTKKLTELKPFHVPLMISFKGIATLIGIQIEEENRQKDFSYSVTLFERKCLPEPELLLSNSVLPLSAILITLIIMALMASKVSQLRLMVCDRFFSDASNARVEFLHRKILRKRLQTNKKENEGSIMSFILKLRFWCPMFFRPKDEPQSIA